aaataataatttgtaagGCTCAGGGAGTGTATTAGGGAGAtctaatctgattttttttttttttagcatatatTTGCTCCCCAGTGGTACTTGTTATCAGCCCATAAAGATACACCAGAAAAGGGCAGTATATGCTGAAATATGCTCAACCTGCATGTGGTCTGCTTGGTAATACTGGGTACCACAGTGCAATCTGTTTACCTGGAAATTAGGACCACTGTCTCCTTTAAATGCCTTCTAACTCTGGTGAGACAGGGACAGAGGTAATTAGCTGTCCTCAGACTGCCCAGTAAGCCTTCCATGTATAAATTGCCCATTCATCAGATATGAATTATTTTTAGCATCCTGTCTTCTGTAATAAATGCATGATTATGAACATGTGAAGGGATTAGCAGGGAAAGGTAGTGTAAACCTCACGGTTTTTTTCGAATAATGATGAGCTATGCCGAGGTCTTACCACCTCCTCAAAAGGATACACGTTGCCAGTTTGCTACCAGCAAACATTTCCTGCACTCCCCTTCGGCTGCTAAGGCAAGACTGATGCACCAACTGTATAAAGAAGAGCATACATACATTGCCTTCTTTGTAATATACCTACGTGAAGAGTTACTGCTTTTCCATTTGCGCTGTACAGAGAGCATAACCGATATAAAAATGGGTACCCAAAACAGATTATCCTGCTAAAAGAGAAGGGTGATTTCTTTGTAAGGGCACCCGTATTCCTCAGCTCGACTCCCATGCTCATCTTTCACAGTCCAAACTAGCATCATCCCACAGCTCTGTAGGATGGTGCATCAGTTCTGCCTGGCACAGCCATCCTCATGAGAAGAACCTCCCCTTGCCATGCTGACTGTCAGGCTGTGCTCTGCCAggatttcatatttatttatggCTCCCATTCTGGTGAGCATAGTGACTTCTTGTTCCACGCAGGCTTGCTCAGATCCTGACTCCTTTCTCAAAGTGGGTAAATTACACTTGTAGAGTTTGTCTTGAGCTGATCTGTTCCACACTAAACTTAGCCTGCTGCATGGGGAAATGccctgcccattcctgggctggGAAGGAGGCAGGACTGcctgtggtggggagggaggcaggactGCCTGTGGTGAGCAGCGAGGCTCAGGCGCTTGCATACCTTTAACTTGTTCCATCTCGATTGGGCAGGGGTGATCATCAGCACATTTTGGTAACCTTTGCTTGCTCCTTATAGCTTCTTTATCTAGTTGGACTGATCACCAAGGTCGTGGGAAACCAAACAAATAGCTGTATTGGTTTCTGCGGATAGTCTTTCACATATGTGTGTTCAAAACCATTGCCCTGAGCAGCTAAAGCAGGCTCTATCAGCTGCAGCTTGGACAACAACCCTTTCCCCAGACATTGATGCTTCCCAGGGAGATCATCATTGTGCTGGATGAGGAAGGCTAGGAGAACAGGGTTCTTGGGAAATAATTGTGAACAATCACAAGCAAGTACATTGCCCCCCCCCCTTGTGCATAAACTGTGAAAGCTGTCAAACTTCTTTCTGACAAGCAGTCAATCTTATTTCAAAGGTTTCCACATTCTGGCCAGGCGTTACCAAAGTGACCAGAGATTTGGGGTATCCCCATTTTTGAGTGTCCATCTGGAGACAGTCTGGTCAATGGGCTTGTTTTCAGCCCTGTACTCAGCTCATGCCCTTAGTTTAGCACACAAAAAGTGAGGTCCCTGGAACAAGTGCtgagagaggttgtggagtctccatccttagaatTATTTAAAACTCAGCTGAGCAGGGACATGACCAAGATGCTCTATATTTTAGGTTACTCCTGCTTTGAAAAGGAGGTTGGACCAGAAGCTTTCCAGGGGTCCTCTCCAAACCAGTTTGTTTTAGATTCTGTGCTCTAACAGGCTAAGGCATCAGCTGTGCTCCAGGGTTTGGAGGAAAAGCCTATGATTCTTGCTGGGGAAGGAACCAGTTTCCGCAGAGCCAAGACTAGAATACACTGATCTATTTGAAGACTTCTTTAACCTTCAGCCTGTAGTCATGATGGAGTGATTCCACCAATGCTGTTGGACTTGCAGAGGGAATTTTGGTCTCCCAAGTGCCCTCTGGATATCTCAGCCCACAGTCAGTTGGGATAGTGCTAGTGAGGACTTAGGATGTGAAAGTGCTGAAGTTCCTCTGAGAGAGCTTGCATTTGGATGGTGTGTTGCTGCCTTGTAACCAGTGAGAGAGGACTGATGTAGCATATTTGATGCAGCAGAAAAATAACCCCTGCTTCTTTTCTTGTACATTGGAGAATGAGACAGATATCTATAAGGCAGCATAAAATGCCTAGACTATGTCACATTATTCTTTTGTAGTTTTGTTCTCATGGGATGTTGCAAAGAGACCTTAATTTTAGCAGGATCTCTATGAAAAATGTTTCCCAACTCCCCAAGAATCCTGCTCTGTTCACTTTAAGAAGACTGTATCCTCAAATGTCTGTAAAAGCTTTTGGCCTCCGATTTTTGTTaacttctctgccttctctttgcaGACATGAATGAGGAGCGGTTGGGTGATGCTAGTGGAGCAGACAATGCTGAGACCTACAGTGACAAAGACACAGACCAAAGGAGCTCCCCAGACATGACGAAAGCCAAAAGCTGCTTCACCCCTGAAAGCCCTGAAATTGTTTCAGTGGATGAGGTTGGCTACGCAGTTCAGAAAAATGGTGGGAGCACAGAGAGCCGTTCAGACAGCCCCAAGTACCACCCAGAACAGAACCACCTCCTGATAGAAGGTCCTTCCGGGACAGTTTCTTTACCTTTCAGTTTGAAAGCCAACAGACCTCCTCTTGAAGTCTTGAAAAAGATCTTCCCTAACCAAAAGCCAACTGTGCTGGAGTTGATCCTGAAGGGGTGCGGCGGTGATCTGGTGAGTGCTGTAGAGGTTCTCCTGTCCAGTCGGTCTTCAGTGGCCAGTGGGGAGAGAACTTCTGCAGAATCCGATGGTCTTGTTTTGCCTTCCAATGGTCACATTTTTGAACACACGCTGAGTTCATACCCTATTTCCTCTTCCAAGTGGTCCGTGGGCTCAGCATTTAGAGTTCCCGACACGCTGAGGTTCTCTGCTGATTCCAGTAATGTCGTGCCAAATCCTCTGGCTGTACCTTTGCAGCACCCTTTCCCTCAGCCACCACGCTACCCACTGATGCTGAGGAACACTTTGGCAAGAAACCAGTCCAGCCCGTTCCTGCCCAACGACGTCACCCTGTGGAACACCATGACGCTGCAGCAGCAGTACCAGCTGCGGTCCCAGTATGTCAGTCCTTTCTCTAGCAACTCAGCCAGCGTTTTCCGAAGCTCGCCTGTCCTTCCTTCCCGCTCGTCAGAAGATCCTAGGATCTCAATCCCTGATGACGGGTGTCCTATTGTGTCTAAGCAACCAATTTACACAGAAGATGAGTATGATGAAAGGTCTGATTCTTCAGACTCAAGAATACTCAACACATCTTCTTAGATTGACATTCAACACGTGATAACAATGTGATACTTGCAGTGCAGCTGAACTACTGGGCCCTAAGAGGAGGGACATGTACTCTACAAAACCCTTGCAATTGTATTAAAAAGTGACTTTGCTTGGTATTGTACTATAGCAATAAAGACATAACTTATTTAATTTCTTGCACTTCACTGGATAATGCCAAATAGCAATACTCTGGCTTTAGTGCTGAGTGTGTGTTACAAAGGAAGACTTTATGGCTATCAGTTATGGGACTCTGGAAGACTCGTAATGGAAACAGAAGCCCAAGGTCTACTTTGTTCCTTAACTCAGAAAAATGGGGATGTTAAACTAGAATACTTGAATGCTGTTTTATAAGAGAGAACTCCTCAGGACATAAGAAATCAAACACATGTAGTTCAATTGCAAATGGACTAAAACAAGGACCTTACAATCTTACACCAGTGATCACCCTTGcagtgaaagaaaaggcagaagagagaaaTACGCACATGAAACTATCATGCGCTGCTTCTGTGCCATTTGAGCTTGGACACTTTTCAGACAAATAATATTAAGAGTTATTCTTTTCCCATGGCTAGGTCAAAACGTGTAATGTCAGTGTAAAACCAATTACAGCTATGAATTGCATGAAGTGTATTGTGAAATGAACACCAGATTAAGCATTGTCAGGTTAATGTAGCATGCTAAGGACTCTAGAAAAATAAACTAAGATGATGATCTTGGTTTATGTCATTTATACTGGGcaaataacatttctgaagaTAGAGAGCTGATTAGTCCTCAGTCAGGGTTAAAATGTCCAGCTCCAGCAACTGCAGTCAAGGGAAGCTTCTTTTTCCAAGTCTGAGTTCTGCTTCCCTGTCTTGTAGCTTGCAACTGAGATTAGGCAAATGGTGTCATCAGGGAAGCTGAGGTCTCTTGAGTATGTACTGCAGACACTTCCAAGGTCGGCTGAGTAAAGCAGAGCTTGCTACAGtcacagcaagcagaaaaaaaagctctCCTGATGCTTcagaagtgtctttttttttcctatactgtagaagtagaaaaaaggaaataggATGTAATAGcaggcatttctttaaaataatatttagccAAATGACAACTTTCCTAAATCTAGAAAGTAATGGTTTGAATAATTTATTGCATGTTTGCATGCATTGATTACACTGCATATCTTATGTGTGTCAGAGTAACTTTAGGAATTGCTTCTGATGAGGAATGCCACTAAACTAATTCTCCACTTAGAATGTTTGTTAAGGTTTTAGTGCCATTTTTTCAACCGTTCACAAGTGACCGCATCTGCTTGACAGTTGGTTTTTCCAAAAAACACCTCTGAATGCAGATGAAATGGCTGTCAGGCCTGTCAGGTGTATGGATTAGTCCCATACCTCAAAAACAATTGAGGCTACCCTGAAGTTGGACTCTAAAGCAGATGGGCTTTAAAACTGTAATATATATCAGGCATGTTATCTGATGTCATTGCTGATACAAATGCCTGTGTTCTTATTtagcttttcatattttgtaaGGTTTGTGCACCCAGTGAATCTTGCATTTTATAAGGATACTGAACACGCacaaaaaggagaataaaataatgattttattttccttaggggataaaatgaacagaaagataCTTTTTCCTGCATAATTTTCCAGCCTGTTCAGAAAAGCAATTTGTTGGTAACGCCACAGAACAAAGACATaaaggcaggggaggaaggaaagaaaataaatggcttCCTTTATGGAAGTGTAAATGTGAAAACATCTGGAATTTTCATAAACGCAGAATTACAGTTTTGTACTGACAGATTTGCCTGCACTCACATGGCACTTGTAAACAAATTCATCTTCCAGCTACTCCAGAGAGAAAAGTAATAAGCAAAATAGGCTTGATCTTGAAAACAGAAAGGGATGAGGTGGTAAAATACTGTGCTCCAAAGTCATGGAGAAATTAAGTGTCAAAGGCTAGAAAAGAGCAGATAGGTCCAGGAGCTCTGGTTTTGAGCTCACGCATCAAGCAGATTTCCCTCCAGCAAAAACCTTTGTATAGGCATCCCTGTACATtgaattaaacctttttttttttttttttttttttttgctacagagGGTGAATCATCTCCAGCAGAAAGACCAAACAGTGGCCCCTGTGACAGCTCATAGTGACCTTACACACTAGGGCCTGTgggttttcagagaacagaatttTGGCATCTTGGAATTGGGACACATCTTTCAAAGAAGGTGGCCCTTGGGTAAATTGGAGTGAACTGTTATCACTCGAAACACTTGTGGTGAAAAATGCAGATTGCATggtatgaatttttaaattagaGCTCTTTTGATGataaactgttttctgaaaaagcaatCCTTGTCCAGtgttaaaaaatatcttttcactCAATTCATAGttattgtgttgttttttttttttaataaagtaaaccTAAACATGTTCAAAATCAAAAATGCAGGTTTTGATGTTGAACAATGGTTTTTGTTTGACCACACAATATTTTGGCTATCCGGAAGGtcagttttttaaaagatatgGATTGGCCTGCAACGATATCTTTGAGAAATTACTTTATTCACCCAGCTGTTATTTTCCAGGCTGTCACTACAGGCAAATGTCATTTTTTAACTTCTTGCTGCCACAATGCAAGGATCCCTTGGCATTCTGGCAGGACCTTTCTGCCCGCACAGTGCTGGGACCTGTTCCGCAGACCCTCGCCGTGCTGGTGCGGGATGCCCACCCGCTCCCACCCTGGCAGCGTGGGCAACCCAGGGGCGAGGGAGCCTCTCTTCTGCAGGAGCCCTGGGCGTCTCACCCAGCCGGGGCCCGAGCAGCCAGGCCAGAGCTGGTGGGCCCCATCCTGGCTCAGGCCGTGTTTGGCCGGGGTCGGCGACAGCTGTGCCACCGCAGCTGGAAGCAGCAGGGCTGTGTCCTGAGCCGTGCAGCACCCTTTCCCACGGCGCCGGCGTCCGGGAGAAGGCCTGCGGGTACGGCACCCAAACCCTGCGTTTTCTGGCTCCATCTTGTGGTAAAAACCGGTATTTCCATGTCGGAGCAAACGCTGCGT
The Strix uralensis isolate ZFMK-TIS-50842 chromosome Z, bStrUra1, whole genome shotgun sequence DNA segment above includes these coding regions:
- the DMRT3 gene encoding doublesex- and mab-3-related transcription factor 3, which encodes MNGYGSPYLYMGGPVSQPPRAPLQRTPKCARCRNHGVLSWLKGHKRYCRFKDCTCEKCILIIERQRVMAAQVALRRQQANESLESLLPDSLRALPGPPGSAEPPAPPPGPPPCAAPPRAPAELAAAAALRWAAEPPPALPGPLPKADMNEERLGDASGADNAETYSDKDTDQRSSPDMTKAKSCFTPESPEIVSVDEVGYAVQKNGGSTESRSDSPKYHPEQNHLLIEGPSGTVSLPFSLKANRPPLEVLKKIFPNQKPTVLELILKGCGGDLVSAVEVLLSSRSSVASGERTSAESDGLVLPSNGHIFEHTLSSYPISSSKWSVGSAFRVPDTLRFSADSSNVVPNPLAVPLQHPFPQPPRYPLMLRNTLARNQSSPFLPNDVTLWNTMTLQQQYQLRSQYVSPFSSNSASVFRSSPVLPSRSSEDPRISIPDDGCPIVSKQPIYTEDEYDERSDSSDSRILNTSS